From the genome of Populus trichocarpa isolate Nisqually-1 chromosome 15, P.trichocarpa_v4.1, whole genome shotgun sequence, one region includes:
- the LOC18105803 gene encoding ABC transporter A family member 2: MELIHGFPLLYQQFTALFKKNLLLSWRNKSATFLQLFSSFFFMFLLFGIEKASDSRSKATTGYKTVTNPQPMWESPIPPCEEKFYVKMPCFDFVWSGNDSSRIGNIVTAIMNNNPNRQIPPGKVKSFKTPEEVDDWLFRNPMQVPGALHFVDVSPSLITYGLQTNSTPIARRGHYEDPTFKFQIPLQIAAEREIARSIIKVPTFTWSVGLTEFAHPAKATFSAVATVGPAFFLAFTMFGFVLQISNLVAEKELKLRQAMNMTGLYESAYWTSWIIWEGIITFISSLLLVLFGMMFQFDFFKKNSFGVLFFVFFLFQVNMIGFAFMLSTFISKASSGTTMGFSIFIVGFMTQIITIAGFPYKKSISAFLRLIWSFFPPNLLAKAVNVLSDASSTPEALGISWKGRSKCPPDVDDCVMTINDVYTWLICLFILWFALAIYFDNIFPNVSGVRKSVFYFFKPGYWTGKGGDKVEEGGMCSCITDIPQQEHIVPDDEDVLEEENIVKNDAKDGTVNPDIAVQIRGLGKTYPGATHIGCFKCKKTSPYHAVRDLWVNFTKDQLFCLLGPNGAGKTTTINCLTGITPVTGGDALVYGHSVRSTVGMSGIRKIIGVCPQFDILWDALSGEEHLELFASIKGLPPASIKSVARESLAQVKLTESAKVRARSYSGGMRRRLSVAISLLGDPKLIILDEPTTGMDPISRRHVWDIIQNTKKGRAIVLTTHSMEEADILSDRIGIMAKGRLRCIGNSIRLKSKFGTGFIANVRFGDTNGGHTPARTPVDTSSVHHEAVKKFFKSHLDVTPTDETRSFLTFVIPHDKESVLKNFFAELQARQREFNVSDIQLGLATLEEVFLNIAKQAELESAAAEGKMVTLDLTSGKSVQIPVGARFVGVPETNSEENPSGTMVEVYWEQDDSGSLCISRHSAEMPVPYNVQPLRSEPQLLARTNILGGQRRGPVYGLVYDSDQIITAQSC, from the exons atggAACTGATACACGGATTTCCATTACTGTACCAGCAATTTACGGCTTTGTTCAAGAAAAACCTGTTGCTTTCATGGAGAAACAAGAGTGCAACGTTCCTGCagctcttctcttctttcttcttcatgtTCTTGTTGTTCGGTATCGAGAAGGCATCAGATTCTCGCTCAAAAGCAACGACAGGGTACAAAACCGTGACGAATCCACAGCCTATGTGGGAATCTCCCATCCCTCCTTGTGAGGAAAAGTTCTACGTTAAAATGCCTTGTTTTGATTTCGTTTGGAGTGGAAATGATAGTTCTAGAATTGGCAATATCGTGACAGCCATCATGAATAATAATCCTAATAGGCAAATTCCCCCTGGAAAG GTTAAATCATTCAAGACACCAGAGGAAGTAGATGATTGGCTTTTTAGAAATCCTATGCAAGTCCCAGGAGCTTTGCATTTTGTGGATGTAAGCCCCAGTTTAATCACCTATGGTCTACAGACTAACTCTACTCCAATTGCTCGGCGAGGCCATTATGAAGATCCcaccttcaaatttcaaattccaCTTCAGATTGCTGCAGAGCGTGAGATTGCTCGGTCTATTATTAAAG TTCCAACCTTTACATGGAGTGTCGGACTTACGGAATTTGCACACCCTGCAAAAGCTACCTTTTCTGCGGTGGCTACAGTAGGACCTGCCTTTTTCCTGGCATTCACCATGTTCGGATTTGTGTTGCAAATCAGTAATTTGGTGGCCGAGAAAGAGCTCAAACTTCGCCAG GCAATGAATATGACTGGTCTCTATGAATCTGCATATTGGACCTCATGGATCATATGGGAGGGGATTATCACGTTTATTTCATCACTCTTACTGGTTCTTTTTGGAATGATGTTTCAGTTcgattttttcaagaaaaacagtTTCGGAGTTCTGTTCTTTGTGTTCTTCCTTTTCCAGGTCAACATG ATTGGTTTTGCCTTCATGCTGTCGACCTTCATCAGCAAGGCCTCTTCAGGCACAACAATGGGTTTCTCCATATTTATAGTTGGTTTTATGACGCAG ATTATTACAATAGCTGGATTTCCATACAAAAAAAGCATTAGTGCTTTCTTGCGCCTCATCTGGTCATTCTTCCCACCAAATCTTCTTGCGAAAGCAGTAAATGTGCTATCTGATGCAAGTAGCACTCCTGAAGCTCTCGGAATTAGCTGGAAAGGACGATCAAAGTGTCCACCTGACGTTGATGATTGTGTGATGACAATT AATGATGTTTACACATGGCTCATATGTCTGTTCATTCTCTGGTTTGCTTTGGCAATCTACTTCGATAATATATTCCCAAATGTATCTGGTGTGAGAAAATCTGTATTTTACTTCTTCAAGCCCGGGTATTGGACAGGGAAAGGTGGAGACAAAGTCGAAG AGGGTGGCATGTGTAGTTGCATAACTGATATCCCGCAGCAAGAGCATATTGTTCCAGATGATGAAGATGTGCTTGAAGAGGAGAACATCGTCAAAAATGATGCAAAAGACGGCACAGTAAACCCAGATATTGCAGTTCAGATACGTGGACTTGGAAAGACGTATCCTGGGGCTACACATATTGGTTGTTTCAAATGCAAGAAGACTTCACCTTACCATGCTGTTAGG GACTTGTGGGTCAACTTCACAAAGGATCAGTTGTTTTGTCTTCTTGGACCCAATGGTGCTGGAAAAACTACAACAATCAATTGCCTGACCGGCATAACACCTGTGACCGGCGGAGATG CCTTGGTTTATGGACATTCCGTTCGAAGCACGGTTGGCATGTCAGGCATTCGGAAAATTATAGGAGTTTGTCCACAG TTCGACATCCTCTGGGATGCATTGTCTGGTGAAGAACACCTCGAACTCTTTGCGAGCATTAAAGGTCTCCCCCCGGCTTCAATCAAATCG GTTGCTCGAGAATCGTTGGCGCAGGTGAAACTAACCGAATCAGCCAAAGTAAGAGCCAGGAGTTACAGTGGAGGAATGAGGCGCCGTCTGAGTGTTGCAATATCCCTTCTTGGTGACCCGAAGTTAATCATTTTGGATGAACCG ACTACTGGTATGGACCCAATATCAAGAAGGCATGTCTGGGATATCATACAGAACACAAAGAAAGGTCGCGCCATTGTTCTAACAACTCATTCGATGGAAGAGGCTGACATTCTAAGTGACCGTATAGGAATTATGGCCAAGGGTAGGCTCCGATGCATTGGAAACTCGATCAGGTTGAAGTCAAAGTTCGGCACTGGTTTTATTGCTAATGTGAGATTTGGCGATACCAATGGTGGACATACTCCTGCCCGCACGCCAGTAGATACTTCGTCAGTTCATCACGAGGCTGTGAAGAAGTTCTTTAAATCT CATTTGGATGTAACACCAACAGATGAGACCAGATCCTTCTTGACTTTTGTCATTCCTCATGATAAAGAGAGCGTTTTAAAG AATTTCTTCGCGGAGCTTCAAGCTAGACAGAGAGAATTCAACGTATCAGACATCCAGCTTGGCCTTGCAACTCTTGAAGAGGTCTTCTTGAACATTGCCAAGCAAGCAGAATTAGAAAGTGCTGCAGCTGAGGGGAAGATGGTTACTCTGGACTTAACTTCTGGAAAGTCTGTTCAG ATTCCCGTGGGAGCTAGATTTGTAGGGGTCCCAGAAACAAACTCGGAGGAGAATCCAAGTGGCACTATGGTTGAAGTATACTGGGAGCAGGATGATTCAGGGTCACTCTGCATCTCTCGCCACTCAGCTGAAATGCCTGTGCCTTATAATGTTCAGCCATTGCGTTCAGAACCGCAACTGTTGGCCAGAACAAACATACTAGGAGGCCAGAGGAGAGGGCCAGTTTATGGATTGGTCTATGATTCCGATCAGATTATCACTGCTCAATCTTGTTAA